In Nostoc sp. PCC 7120 = FACHB-418, the following proteins share a genomic window:
- a CDS encoding NACHT domain-containing protein: MDQPKSPDDNQASSPEPGIRQEANNSTFGGGQQAAIGNDNIQNQGNNNWLGNTWNVFFGQPTTPVGNPARPKNERILLAAVKEEVTSRLRQSLHNAVLINLGKESQPQQVKRFWDAEIKIGLKPAEPLSDTTTILEIFDSQEIAGKLLILGNPGAGKTTTMLDLAKALIARAEQDADYPIPVLFNLSAWKYDKQSMRDWLVLELKSKYVVRQDIGAKWLDDVKLLPMLDGLDELESARQEACVNNINKFVQNEWRSQYLVVCSRSEEYTNYKINLQLNGAIFLQPLTDKQIQAYLTRLNQLELWRIIQVDTELLKLLRTSLFLSILGFISLHKALSLQEWKTLTSTQTRLEYFFGTYWETAIRRDIVTPQMESQGFKSRSYGKKKPPSEKQTRRWLLFLSQQLQKESRTEFLIEKMQLSWLINNREKWTYRISFGMLSALIVGMIFGTFGELNVGLTFGLIGGLIGGFKEIRSVESFRFNFTDKLGKNLFKNIIYGLLTGLSFGLIGALIGEFFLRLSGRGLIAGSFFGLISGVIIGLINGLKADIQTRTKPNQGILESAKNSAVITLSILLIFVLIQALASQTLSNIFTQPKFTSLVVCLLAASVCGCGSASGGQGGMQHFTLRLVLYFNGYIPWNYARFLDYCTERLFLQRVGGRYRFIHKLLQDHFAQMEFKRD; encoded by the coding sequence ATGGATCAGCCAAAGTCTCCTGATGATAATCAAGCATCTTCGCCTGAACCTGGTATAAGACAGGAGGCTAATAATTCAACTTTCGGTGGTGGACAGCAGGCTGCAATAGGTAATGATAATATCCAAAATCAGGGGAACAATAACTGGCTAGGTAATACTTGGAATGTTTTTTTTGGGCAGCCGACAACCCCAGTAGGCAACCCGGCTCGACCAAAGAACGAACGGATACTATTAGCCGCAGTCAAAGAAGAAGTTACTTCCCGGTTAAGGCAGTCTCTACACAATGCTGTGCTAATTAATCTAGGGAAAGAATCACAACCCCAGCAGGTAAAACGCTTTTGGGATGCAGAGATAAAAATTGGCTTAAAGCCTGCTGAACCTCTCTCAGATACCACAACAATTTTGGAAATTTTTGACTCCCAAGAAATTGCAGGTAAGTTGCTAATTCTGGGAAATCCTGGTGCTGGGAAAACTACTACAATGCTAGATTTAGCGAAAGCTTTAATTGCACGGGCAGAACAAGATGCTGATTATCCAATTCCAGTATTGTTTAACCTCTCGGCTTGGAAGTATGATAAGCAGTCGATGCGGGATTGGTTGGTGCTGGAATTAAAGTCGAAATATGTAGTGCGTCAGGATATTGGTGCAAAGTGGTTGGATGATGTCAAGTTGTTACCAATGTTGGATGGGTTGGATGAACTAGAGTCAGCACGTCAGGAAGCTTGTGTCAATAATATTAATAAATTTGTGCAAAATGAATGGAGATCGCAGTATTTAGTGGTTTGTAGTCGCTCGGAAGAATACACAAATTATAAAATCAATCTGCAATTAAATGGAGCAATTTTTCTACAACCACTTACAGATAAACAAATTCAGGCATATTTAACAAGGCTAAACCAACTAGAATTATGGAGAATAATACAAGTTGATACAGAGCTATTAAAGTTGCTAAGAACATCTCTATTTTTATCAATTTTAGGATTTATCTCATTGCATAAAGCTTTATCTCTTCAAGAGTGGAAAACACTTACATCAACTCAAACACGACTGGAATACTTTTTTGGTACTTACTGGGAAACGGCAATAAGACGAGATATTGTGACTCCACAAATGGAGTCTCAGGGATTTAAAAGCCGTTCTTATGGAAAGAAAAAACCTCCGAGTGAAAAGCAAACACGAAGGTGGTTACTGTTTTTATCACAGCAGTTACAAAAAGAATCCAGAACTGAATTTTTGATTGAAAAAATGCAATTGTCTTGGTTGATAAATAATAGAGAAAAATGGACTTATAGAATATCTTTTGGGATGCTTAGTGCCTTGATAGTTGGAATGATTTTTGGGACATTTGGTGAACTGAATGTTGGTCTAACCTTTGGGCTGATTGGCGGACTAATTGGTGGGTTTAAGGAAATTAGATCTGTTGAATCATTTCGTTTTAATTTTACTGATAAACTAGGTAAAAATTTATTTAAAAACATAATCTATGGACTACTTACTGGACTTAGTTTTGGATTGATTGGTGCATTAATTGGTGAATTTTTTTTAAGGCTGAGTGGCAGAGGTTTGATTGCCGGGTCGTTTTTTGGCTTAATTAGTGGTGTGATTATTGGACTAATTAATGGGTTAAAAGCTGATATCCAAACTCGAACAAAACCAAACCAAGGAATTTTGGAGTCTGCAAAGAACTCGGCTGTAATTACCCTAAGCATCCTACTCATTTTTGTTCTGATACAGGCTTTAGCTTCGCAAACTCTCAGCAACATCTTTACTCAACCTAAGTTCACTAGTCTTGTAGTTTGTTTACTGGCTGCATCAGTCTGTGGGTGTGGTTCAGCAAGTGGTGGTCAAGGTGGTATGCAGCATTTTACCCTACGCCTCGTCCTCTACTTCAACGGCTACATCCCTTGGAACTACGCCCGTTTCCTCGACTACTGCACTGAGCGATTATTCCTCCAGCGTGTAGGTGGACGCTACCGCTTCATCCACAAACTGCTGCAAGACCACTTCGCGCAAATGGAGTTCAAACGGGATTAA